In one Oryza glaberrima chromosome 2, OglaRS2, whole genome shotgun sequence genomic region, the following are encoded:
- the LOC127764731 gene encoding uncharacterized protein LOC127764731, with translation MEKVSHLMNGGCGGVGKRRGLPAAGVGLGLQKQNSWSPDMERDEAWERRRGMNKGSSSSSALRRVRSVTDDDLDELRGCMDLGFGFEAAGCPLCGAGRSRLVETLPALDLYYAVHGNAGGGGGGAGEVYAAASPCSCGASSSDVSEESPLGSPMSILSPGDTPETVKMRLKQWAQVVALSVRNRC, from the exons atGGAGAAGGTTAGCCATCTGatgaacggcggctgcggcggcgtggggaagaggaggggccttccggcggcgggggtggggcTAGGGCTGCAGAAGCAGAACTCGTGGTCGCCGGACATGGAGAGGGACGAGgcgtgggagcggcggcgcgggatgAACAAgggatcgtcgtcgtcgtcggcgctgcGGCGGGTGAGGAGCGTCAcggacgacgacctcgacgagCTGCGCGGGTGCATGGATCTCGGGTTCGGGTTCGAGGCGGCCGGGTGCCCGCTGTGCGGCGCCGGGAGGAGCCGCCTGGTGGAGACGCTCCCCGCGCTGGACCTCTACTACGCCGTTCACGgcaacgccggcggcggcggcggcggcgcgggcgaggttTACGCCGCCGCGAGCCCCTGCTCGTGCGGCGCCTCCTCGTCGGATGTGTCCGAGGAGTCGCCGCTCGGGAGCCCCATGTCCATACTCTCTCCAG GAGACACGCCGGAGACGGTGAAGATGAGGCTGAAGCAGTGGGCGCAGGTGGTGGCGTTGTCCGTGCGCAACCGTTGCTGA
- the LOC127764725 gene encoding bZIP transcription factor 23 yields MDFPGGSGRQQQQQQQLPPMTPLPLARQGSVYSLTFDEFQSTLGGVGKDFGSMNMDELLRSIWTAEESHAVGAATTTTATTASVAAAEHAAVGAPPVQRQGSLTLPRTLSQKTVDEVWRDMMCFGGGGASTAPAAAETPPPAHRQQTLGEITLEEFLVRAGVVREDMSVPPVPPAPTPTAAAVPPPPPPQQQTPMLFGQSNVFPPMVPPLSLGSGLVSGAVGHGGGGAASLVSPVRPVSSNGFGKMEGGDLSSLSPSPVPYVFNGGLRGRKAPGIEKVVERRQRRMIKNRESAARSRQRKQAYMMELEAEVAKLKELNDELQKKQDEMLEQQKNEILERMSRQVGPTAKRICLRRTLTGPW; encoded by the exons ATGGATTTTCCGGGAGGGAGcgggaggcagcagcagcagcagcagcagctgccgcCGATGACGCCGCTGCCGTTGGCGAGGCAGGGGTCGGTGTACTCGCTCACGTTCGACGAGTTCCAGAGCACGCTGGGCGGGGTCGGGAAGGACTTCGGGTCCATGAACATGGACGAGCTCCTCCGCAGCATCTGGACGGCCGAGGAGTCgcacgccgtcggcgccgccacgacgacgacggcgacgacggcgtccgtggcggcggcggagcacgcGGCGGTGGGGGCGCCGCCCGTTCAGAGGCAGGGGTCGCTGACCCTCCCCCGCACGCTCAGCCAGAAGACCGTCGACGAGGTCTGGCGCGACATGATGTGcttcggtggcggcggcgcctccaccgcgccggccgccgcggagaccccgccgccggcgcaccgGCAGCAGACGCTCGGGGAGATCACGCTGGAGGAGTTCCTCGTGCGGGCCGGCGTGGTGAGGGAGGACATGTCGGTCCCGCCcgtcccgccggcgccgactcCTACGGCGGCTGCTGtacctcccccgccgccgccgcagcagcagacGCCGATGTTGTTCGGTCAGAGCAATGTGTTCCCTCCGATGGTGCCTCCGCTCTCGCTGGGAAGTGGGCTGGTCTCGGGAGCTGTCGGacacggcggtggtggtgccgcGTCGTTGGTTTCGCCGGTGAGGCCGGTCTCGTCCAATGGCTTCGGCAAGATGGAAGGCGGGGACCTGTCGtcgctgtcgccatcgccggTGCCGTACGTTTTCAATGGTGGGCTGAGGGGAAGGAAGGCACCGGGCATCGAGAAGGTTGTCGAGAGAAGACAGCGGCGGATGATCAAGAACAGGGAGTCTGCCGCGAGGTCGCGCCAGAGGAAACAG GCATATATGATGGAATTGGAAGCTGAGGTAGCAAAACTTAAGGAGCTGAACGATGAACTCCAGAAAAAGCAG GATGAAATGTTGGAGCAGCAAAAGAATGAG ATTCTAGAGAGAATGAGCCGACAAGTTGGACCGACAGCAAAGAGAATTTGCCTTCGGAGGACTCTGACGGGTCCATGGTGA
- the LOC127762656 gene encoding putative mannan endo-1,4-beta-mannosidase 9, with the protein MGSKRRVILLPTLGVVVLAIAAAVLLHAGEAADVANGQFARASGTRFTVGGRPFYSNGFNAYWLMYMASDPGDRSKAAGVLQQAASLRATLVRTWAFSDGGYRPLQKSPGVYNEDMFMGLDFVIAEAKKRGLYLILSLVNNWDGFGGKKQYVQWARDQGHNLGSDDDFFRSDVTKQFYKNHVQAVLTRVNKITGVAYKDDPTIFAWELINEPRCQSDLSGKTLQAWVTEMAGYVKSVDPNHMVEIGLEGFYGESMHKNFNPGYTVGTDFIANNLVPAVDFATIHSYPDQWVSGASSDEQVAFMRKWMADHIRDSAAVLRKPLLVTEFGWSARSNGYTVAARDAYFRTVYDAVYASAREGGACAGGLFWQVMAPGMESWTDGYEVVLERSKSTADVVAHQCARIAGLSPA; encoded by the exons ATGGGGAGCAAACGGCGAGTAATCTTGCTGCCAACTTTGGGCGTCGTCGTCCTGGCCATCGCGGCAGCCGTCCTCTtgcacgccggcgaggcggccgacGTCGCCAACGGGCAATTCGCGAGGGCGAGCGGGACGCGGTTCACGGTGGGTGGCCGGCCGTTCTACTCGAACGGCTTCAACGCGTACTGGCTCATGTACATGGCGTCTGACCCCGGCGACCGGAGCAAGGCGGCCGGCGTCCTCCAGCAGGCGGCGAGCCTCCGCGCGACGCTGGTGAGGACGTGGGCGTTCAGCGACGGCGGCTACCGGCCGCTGCAGAAGTCCCCCGGCGTGTACAACGAGGACATGTTCATG GGACTAGATTTTGTGATAGCCGAAGCGAAGAAACGAGGGCTGTATCTGATACTGAGCCTGGTGAACAACTGGGACGGATTCGGCGGGAAGAAGCAGTACGTGCAGTGGGCTAGGGATCAGGGACACAACCTGGGCTCTGACGACGACTTCTTCCGGAGCGACGTGACCAAACAGTTCTACAAAAACCATGTCCAG GCCGTCCTGACCAGAGTGAACAAGATAACCGGAGTGGCGTACAAGGACGATCCGACCATCTTTGCATGGGAGCTCATCAACGAGCCTCGCTGCCAGAGCGACCTCTCCGGAAAAACACTTCAG GCTTGGGTCACGGAGATGGCCGGGTACGTGAAATCCGTGGATCCGAACCACATGGTGGAGATCGGGCTGGAAGGGTTCTACGGCGAGTCGATGCACAAGAACTTCAACCCGGGCTACACCGTCGGCACCGACTTCATCGCCAACAACCTCGTCCCCGCTGTCGACTTCGCCACGATCCACTCCTACCCCGACCAATG GGTGTCCGGCGCGAGCAGCGACGAGCAGGTGGCGTTCATGAGGAAGTGGATGGCCGACCACATCCGCGACtcggcggcggtgctccggaAGCCGCTGCTGGTGACGGAGTTCGGGTGGTCGGCGAGGTCGAACGGGtacacggtggcggcgcgggacgCCTACTTCCGCACGGTGTACGACGCGGTGTACGCGTCGGCGCGGGAGGGCGGCGCGTGCGCCGGTGGCCTCTTCTGGCAGGTGATGGCGCCCGGGATGGAGAGCTGGACCGACGGCTACGAGGTGGTGCTCGAGCGCAGCAAGTCtacggccgacgtcgtcgctcACCAGTGCGCCAGGATCGCCGGACTCAGCCCGGCCTAG
- the LOC127764713 gene encoding uncharacterized protein LOC127764713 — MRRLEPGLGFPDSASAAAAADRRHHPARRKKPPPQRRRRPAAAAAPAVGPRGATDPDPAPSPLRVHGIGIGSHASRGTAPRGEEEEEEEEWRGDGDAGSEEEEGEAVSDSFSHSLRECQKQRKLRAEGAALLLSPAKHELTGGGGGSIELLVLSPRCLVGGNVGGMSKSSTASSRSRSGTFPSPGTPNYHRHCASTMQYPKGWSSERVPLGGGTNRRYGGSGVVLPFNNGRKLPSKWEDAEKWILSPVSCDGIGRMSAPAPHHRRPKSKSGPLGHPGGIPGAYAAASPFVPCFDGVLAAANFAAHSPFSAGVLMPEHVRNGDFSSGRGRSGDDGSSRSYSAEKDPYILRSASIHAWTETLMEASAFANISEETAQDDKLQGLRGETPAISSPIIKKDVATQMSPDDSISSSPKARHSCSSLPSGHPIKEPNSNALKPEVRDVQVDDQVTVTRWSKRHVTRGSDRRSTNIVEWRKKTIETRAPSFDEKERESCVSKCKREEAKITAWENLQKAKAEAAIRKLEMKLEKKRSSSMDRILGKLRTAQKKAQDMRSAVSVSEDQCGVRATKKASYLRRTGKSFSCCFTYRAC; from the exons ATGCGACGCCTCGAGCCCGGGCTAGGGTTCCCcgactccgcctccgccgccgccgcggccgaccgACGCCACCATCCCGCACGACggaagaagccgccgccgcagcggcgaaggcgaccggcggcggccgcagca CCGGCGGTGGGGCCTCGCGGCGCGACCGATCCAGATCCAGCGCCCTCGCCGCTGCGCGTGCACGGCATCGGCATCGGCAGCCACGCCTCGCGTGGCACGGCACCGCGAG gtgaggaggaagaggaggaggaggagtggagaggcgacggcgacgcgggctcggaggaggaggagggggaagcgGTCAGTGACTCCTTCTCCCACTCGCTGAGAG AGTGCCAGAAGCAGCGGAAGCTCAGAGCGGAGGGGGCTGCGTTGCTGCTTTCACCGGCCAAGCATGAGCTCACCGGCGGAGGTGGTGGGAGCATAGAACTGCTGGTGCTCTCGCCGAGGTGCTTGGTTGGGGGTAATGTTGGAGGAATGAGCAAGAGCTCCACAGCGTCATCACGGAGCAGATCAGGCACATTCCCGAGCCCCGGTACCCCAAACTACCACCGGCATTGCGCTAGCACCATGCAGTACCCTAAGGGATGGAGCTCAGAGCGGGTGCCGCTTGGAGGTGGTACCAATAGGAGGTATGGGGGCAGTGGGGTTGTTCTTCCTTTCAACAATGGGAGGAAGCTGCCATCAAAATGGGAGGATGCAGAGAAGTGGATCCTAAGTCCAGTTTCCTGTGATGGGATTGGAAGGATGTCAGCCCCGGCGCCTCACCATAGACGGCCCAAGTCAAAGAGTGGCCCACTTGGCCACCCAGGCGGAATACCGGGTGCTTATGCGGCTGCTTCGCCGTTTGTGCCCTGCTTTGATGGTGTTCTGGCAGCGGCTAATTTTGCAGCACATTCTCCTTTTTCTGCTGGGGTTCTCATGCCAGAGCACGTGCGCAATGGTGACTTCAGCAGTGGAAGAGGTAGAAGTGGGGATGATGGCAGTAGCCGATCTTACTCTGCAGAGAAGGACCCATATATCTTGAGATCAGCAAGTATACATGCGTGGACAGAGACACTTATGGAAGCATCCGCCTTTGCTAATATCTCAGAAGAAACTGCACAAG ATGATAAATTGCAAGGCTTGCGAGGAGAAACTCCTGCCATTTCCAGTCCAATAATAAAGAAAGATGTTGCCACACAAATGAGTCCTGATGACAGTATATCGTCTTCTCCAAAAGCAAGACATTCATGTTCCAGTTTACCATCAGGACATCCTATTAAAGAACCAAATAGTAATGCACTTAAACCTGAAGTCCGAGATGTCCAGGTAGATGATCAAGTAACTGTGACCCGGTGGTCCAAGCGACATGTAACACGAGGGTCTGATAGGCGGTCAACAAATATTGTCGAGTGGAGGAAGAAAACAATTGAGACTCGAGCTCCATCTTttgatgaaaaagaaagagaaagctgcGTATCAAA GTGCAAGAGGGAGGAAGCGAAGATCACTGCTTGGGAAAATCTGCAGAAAGCAAAAGCAGAGGCAGCAATTCGAAAGTTAGAG ATGAAGCTTGAAAAGAAGAGGTCATCATCGATGGATAGAATCTTGGGCAAACTACGCACTGCTCAAAAGAAAGCGCAAGACATGCGTAGTGCAGTTTCTGTGAGTGAAGATCAATGTGGAGTGAGAGCAACCAAGAAAGCATCATACTTGAGGAGAACGGGCAAATCATTCAGTTGCTGTTTCACCTATCGTGCTTGCTAG